A region of the Astyanax mexicanus isolate ESR-SI-001 unplaced genomic scaffold, AstMex3_surface scaffold_38, whole genome shotgun sequence genome:
GCATACAGGCCAGTGTTTcatcttactcacaagataacacctcacagcttgtACAGATGTGGGATGTCCTTTGGGTTGGGATATGAACACTATCTAGATATGAACACTAGTAGCATCACTTATCAGGACTCAAGCTATAACTCGACAGGTTTTATTCCATATCTTTAAAGCGTTGGCTATCTAGGCTTTCTAGGCTTTTGAGGCTTTCTAGACACATGGTCCTGAACTACACAGCTATGTgaaaggagatgaaactcagGCCAAATCTCTTTCAGGGAAAATGGCCCTATGAGAATTTTAGTGTGTTGGTTTAGGGCAGGAGTTCTTAGCCTGTGGTTGAGAAACCATCTGAACCCTAGAATGACAAAGGGTTAAAAAACCCTGGTTTAGGGGAACTGGCAACAGTGTTACAAGAGTTTTGTGGCAGTGGAAATGAATCCAAAATACAGATCAGATCAGAaattagggaaaaaaaagaaatgttaaataGAACTTACCTGAGCTTCCTTCTGCATTCCTGACTCTGATAATCCAGGAGTCATCATCCTCCAGCAGTTTATGTCCTGATGCAACTAGTCGTTTCAGTCCTTCCCTTGTTTGGCCATAAAAATGACAAGTCCTGAAACAGGGTCAGATCCTTAAAATGTCTGagtcttaaatatatttttctaaaaacaagcccttaatttgtcttaatttaattaaatcaaaATTTCTACTCAGAAATATAGCATCATGGAACGCAGCATCATTTACAGATTTAACAGAGTGCCCTGTAAAACACAAGGGCATTTGGAGTTTGATAGAGATTTATGTATTGCTTTTATGTATGTAGATGCTtttacacctgccttgtttggtccaaaccaaagtatcaggtgtgaaaggggccataAACCACAGTCTGTAAACCAAAGCATCGGAGTTTAGTCAGACCAAAAGAGGTATTCTCCAGTTTATGTGCACTTTCTgaacaattacaggaagttgagtaaGTCTTTAAACAatccagaggaaaaaaaaaattggtgtttTGCCAAAATGCCGACTCCCCTTGGCGTGCAGTATGGACACAAACGCTAAGActgggaattcatttatttactgtaacagtagattaatcctaatttataaacagaaataaaagcaatTTGAGGATAATCTTTTACACTCACTCTGCTGTGGAGGGTATGTGAATAATGGGAGTCGAATTTTGACAGAGCTAGAATTTGTCACCACACCTGGCAATGCAACTCGCTAAACgttttctacaaaccaattaatatgctGTATAAagagactccacccacatagCTGATTATGAGAGGacgtagtaaagttctttaatcTGCTCACTAATTTGCAATGTAAAACATTACTGAATCAAATATACAGAATGCAGAATGTGACAAAGGCATAAACCTTGGTACTGGAGGTACTGGCACTAATGTTTTAGGAACTAATTATCTAGATGGTATTCAAGCCAACCATTCTAAGCGTTCCTAACAGAACTGTGGAAAAGTTGCATTGGTGTTAACTAGTTCAGTCCTCAGTATGGCAACTcctatatattttgatataaaaaATACCTTACAACCAAAACATTGCAGTCTTTATATGACAACTTTAAAACCTTCAGGAATTTCAGTAGTAACCTGTAAAAAACTCTTTTATGTGGCATTGATTTTTATATTGTACATATTTCCCTAACTGAAATTCCAGGATATGTGTACACAATGTGTAAAAGCTGCATGGAAGGTTAAAGGGGTTtgtttacaatttttttgttgtaaaaatgtaaatgtaaacaatacataaataaaaagttttttttaaaaactaaaaatctatgtggtgtttgagaatcactcatatatttaaagaatattaagATCTTTTTTACAATATGCCCAGCCCCAATTCACAACCtggtaaaaagagaaaaatctgcTAAAATATAAGATTATTGTGCTACATTTATATAGTTAAATGACTAAAGGAATGCACTGCTTACCTCACAGTCTAGAGAGCCTGCTGCAGTTTGGGTTCAGCGACTGTAACTTTATCGGCAGGaccaacataaataaataacagcacCTCGCCCTCTGAATCCAAGCTCAGGGTAATGTTACTCCTGCttattccaaaataaaacaattatatcaGACTGTGTAGAGTTACAGAGTGTGATTTCATACTGGTAAAACATTCTCtatcaaacaatttttttttatctgggttCATACTGGTCATCCAGGAAGGTCACATccatgtgaaaaaaaacaccatttaaaacaGTATACTGTCTATGtcaaatctaaaaaaacacattgtaTGAAATGTCTACAGTGAATGAACCAACAGAAATAACCCTGAATGAATGAAGCATAATTTAAAGTGCAGGATGTGAACCCCTctcttgtaaaaaatattttgaagagACAAAGACAATATTTTGCTGGTTTGTAGATTCTAATCAGATGTAGAACTCATAGTTTTGTCATATTCATTGACAGTGTACAATATATCGTTTCATCAATGTCGCTGCAATGTGTGCACATGTGCAGTAGTCACACTGCAATGTCATATAAAGCCAATTCAATCATATGCACTACGCTTAGTTCTGTTTAATACAATAGAAAATttcccactgttctcatttttcatgaCAGATTAATTACCacattctacagctctggaaaaaaataagagaccacttcagtttctaaatcagtttctctgattttgctatttatagatttatgtttgagtttgagtatttctcccaaattacaaataaaaatattgtcatttagagcacttatttgcagaaaatgagaaatggcagaaataacaaaaaagatgcagatctttcagactttaaataatgcaaagaaaacaagttcatattaacaaagttttaagagttcagaaatcaatatttggtggaataaccctggtttttaaccacagttttcatgcatcttggcataatgttctcctccaccagtcttacacactgcttttggctttatgccgccactactggtgcaaaaatttaagcacttcagtttggtttgatggcttgtgatcatccagcttccacttgattattttccagaggttttcaatttggtcaaatcaaagaaactcatcatttttagtggtctcttattttctacAGAGATGTATATAATTTAGTGGTGTCaatgataataaaattattttaaaaatctgattatcACAACACTATCCCTAATCACAGTTAACTTCCCTTTTTTCTTAAGACATTAGattttaatagtggatatttaacataaataaaataattaaagcaaGATTGTACAgccctatgttttttttgttttttgctaattccattatttttttatatatatatatatatatatatagtgctgtcaggcaacaacaacaaaaaaatacgcgctgtgattaattattttaaactgtataaTTTAATAGAATTTTAACTGAGTAGTAAATGACTGAATGAATAACTGGCATAGATTTAAAAGCTTCCTGTaataaacatcagtcagtaacagatgctgtaaatactgtactgtATCTCTTACAACATGAGACCAACTGCtctctaataataaataattgttgctctgtaataatagaatataccagccctgcttaaaatacttaaaaatgagaggcaaatatttacagaatataaatattttaccatattttgattaAAACTTTACTTAGTAAAAGTCCAAATACAAtaaaatggtcctaaaataaaatttaaaatgctaatgttatttattattttagtttacaGTCATTGGTTTTAGTATACTTTTTTTCATACATCTATTATCCCAGGGcagataatatataattattactttttttttgaaGCCAAAAATAAATGACTATCAGTTAACTGATGATCCTAACTGATTTCAAGCTGAATTAATGGCTAATacttgataacagatggatggcagtGAGCTGGTTAGATTTTGATgctgttttttatatacatttttaaattctgttattctgtgtttatatctgaattacatttttgttagtttattcagTGTTCCTGTAGTGTATTCTGCAGTGTTTCCTGCATCATGGAAATGACAAGGCCTATTAGTTTggtcaaatattttaaaaatgtacttgtattaatcacaataaaattaatattaaaatgttaatggcTGTATTCCCTGCTTTTTAAAAGCACTGCAGAATCTCCAGCAGCTGTAAACTATTAACACAAGCCTCTGTCTGACCGACTGGTTTCTGACGTGGTGGGCATGTCCTTagcttgcactctggacttgatgttgctgctacctgtctactctccctatttattattatatatattttttgtgtatttatctttatctattttgttatattgtgtttttattggattattttattttgttatcttactttatctatatatctattttaataacagctaaaGGGTGTAAACTGggtcgtgagatcacaatttcgttccacctcatgtaccacatgtgatgcgaatgacaatataatctccttgaatccttagtGATTTCCTGAGTCTCTATTGGTCAGTATCACACAAAACACGGACAAAATCAACCAATTACAGATGAGCGATAGATTCCGAGGTAGAGCGAGTGTCTCATTAGGCAGAGCCTACAGCCTTTTAGATtaatttgtgcaaaaaaaatgaCAGCACACAAATTATATAGCACTCATCATTATAGACATCACTCatactattattataatataatataatattcaaaataatacatttattattcctAGAGCTGGTTTCCCATATTATACCTAAACTTTACATGATGGAACACTACTTGGCTTTAGATTTAGCTTACTGCAGGTTcccaaaaatatctaaaaaaaaaacaaaaaaaaaactaataataataataaataaataaaatgaccaaATTTTAGACTTGAAACTTTGTTAGAActcatacatttttatatatttattgtggtcaaacacatttttatatttatgttgcGAAACATTTTCAGAGTAAACAAAtgctcatatttatatatttacagacaTCACCCCTGACCTCCTGCTCTCCCTCCTGCTTACAGCTGATCTCAGAACGTTTTTTTCTCTATTATTTAATCCTGATCTCACTcatcatataaaaaaacaataatattcaaaaAACAGCTGCCAACAGCATCACCTCCACCCACAATCCTGATTTAAATCGTTAAGAGCATGGTTCTTCAGCAAGTATACCAAACAAGATAATAAAAACATGAAGTATTTCCATTCCACTTTGTCATTGAGTCTTTACCAAGTCCGGTCCCTGCTGTAGGAAATGTAGCTTATTTACACACAGCTTCAAAGTCTGAGCTGTGCACGGACTCCTGTAAGtgctgcttggtttaagtcaCATTCAGGCTCATCTTTAAGCCAGACCAAACAAATCCACATGCAACTCAGGGTCTAGAACCAAAATACAGGTTTCAGATGTTCTAGAACCTTCTGTGAAGGAGTTCTGAAACCTTATGTCCCAATTGTACAGCTTTATGTTGTTGTGGGGTCCGAGTCCGGGGTCACAGCTCTATGTCGGAGCAAATCTCTTGGCTTGAGCTCTCACTCGCTTCTCATAGTCCATCCTGTTCTGACTGCAGgagacacacaaaaaacacaggaaaGAAGAGCTGTGAAGCAAAACTACAGATagaatcagaggtggaaagtaatgaattacatttactcaagttactgtaattgagtagattttatgagtaatttgtaatttttaaagtagtttttaaattaggtaatttttacagtgttaaaatgtacacaagtacattttaacactagtaatttactttgctacactggaaaactcccaGTTACTGAGTCAAAAATTAATTgcagggagaaaaaaaacaattgtatgaataaaaaaaatacaaataaaaaattgcCGTGGATGTGCTGTCGCATGGATGCTTggcatggaataacgaggcaataatgtcctcatacaatgcaaaatgtgcctgccccgccggacagagctgtcagctttcaaaacttcctgCAAAAGCATGTGGTGATAAGTATTTTTATcgttaaacaatctgcttgaatgttaaaaaaacatgtaaatagcagttaaaacatagcaatggcaagttaaaaaataatgaactgtaaaactataaaaatacagtttatactcACATATGACCAtcattttttaacagtaaagaaaaaaaaatggatcttaGAAACCTAGACcccttgttcttgaaaatgttttatgtggtgggctgaacaaatactgcctgaaatgtCCAAActattatttggaataattgtgtattaaaaacgatttaataaattatttgttgtacttttttacatcaaataattaaaagtaactatgtaacttttactcaaagtacattttaaattgagtaattTTTACTTATAcacaagtagatttttagatgggtacttttacttgagtagaattttagcaaagtaaaggtacttttacttaattacaattttttgaaTACACATGGTTTACTGAGTAGGGTCTGACTGCAGTATAAGAGGCAGCAGTTTCAGGACTGTAGTTGTAGGACCCTATGATTTTGTGACACTGCCACCTAGCGGTAGAGGGTGTGCTTAGTCCTAAATCTCAGGTGCAATCCTCCGTCTCATGTAAAAATCTCTCTTTCATTAATATTCACACTTTCTCTACTTCTATTATCTTCTATTTTCATCTCTTTCAGAATTTTCTGGAGTTTCACCTCCTGATGACATGGTTGTACTGTCTAGTAATAAAATATCGGAACACTTAACAGGTGTGCTCCACATAGAATTAGACAGATAATTTTTGTTTTTGGTGTTTATGTTAGTTGCATCTTACAAGGCAAGGTCGGGGATTGGGTGTAGGGGGTTATGCAGCAACGATGGCTGTGTTCCAAAATCTAAACATGTTTATAACCATGCAGCCTGTAGGTCTCTTGCCCTATATCGCTGCATGGAGTTGACATCACCAGGGAGTACACTATAGGGGCATTGCAGGGTGTAGAGTAATTTGGGATGAAAGAACTAATTGCAGCTTTGCTACAAACATTAATTTcagggcaaaataaaaaaaattctggggCCCTGGAGGCCTAGGCCAGGCAATGCCCCTGATTATGTTTACGATGATTTTTCCcaagcctgatttttttttttgatgcccTAAATGCAGTCCGAGATCCGAGTGGGTGTAGCACCAGTACTTCTTCTTActattctgataaaaaaaaaaaaacgacaaaaaaacaaacagttgGAGGCCTAGAAGTCTGTTCTATAATATTTTCCAGCATCTATCACTTGTAACGTAATTTCTTCGCATTCCCATGAGATTCCTTCTTAtaacttttgtcttttgtcttacAAGCTCCTACATGCCTCCTGTACCGAGTAAGAATACATTAACTGTTAGCTAGCAACAGAATATACTATACATCAGCGTCACGAAAACATAGGGTCCTAGTACTGTaatcctgaatctgcagcctctTGTCCATCCACTGTGTGGATGAGTTCAGTTCCactagcagctcacctgatttaccttAGTGAAGGACTGATTAGATAAACTAAAGAATAGACTGGAATTGCTGGAGAACACTGGAAGGGTTTGAACACAGATTACTCATATTAACAGCTTTACACTTTTTTCTTGATATTGTAAACCTCAACACAGTTCTGACAAACAGGGTCTAGGCTGAATCCCACTCTCTCACCAGTAGATGGTGTAAGCCTCGGCCTGCGCTGGGTCCTGGATGTTTGGTTCATTCAGCAGTTCCTGGATGCCCAGCAGGATCTGACAATGCaaatacacagacacatacaTTACACTCACAGTTACACTGCACTCATGTGTCAGAGTAACAACTTTACATAATTTTTTCAGTGGTCTTTAAATTTGATATGCTCAGCACGAAACAGGTAGGCACTTTATGAGGTGATGCAGGTGTATGGAGAGGCTTGTGGTGAACAGACCACAAACCTTTAAGGAAGAAGTACACCCACAGCTAGATCCATCCAACTGAGTATCAGTTCCTTTATTCAAGTAGATATTTTAGTCCCTCAGTGTACGCTTAACCCTTTAAAGAAATGTTTCCATTCCTCTGTCCATCAAAGCTTTAAATGATAAGGGTGCTAGTGGTCATAGCACGGTCTTCAAATGTTATGAAACTTGTATCATAAATTAAGTATGTCTGAATGTGTCTAATACTGCTACTTTTAACAGCAGGTACTATGACTGGACTAATTTCCCTCTgtaaaaagaaaagttttttataaACCTTCCTTGTGTGTAATTGTTGTTTGAATGTGTCTCTGGTGTATTTTTCAGTGTTTGAGAGAAGcaggaacagtgtgtgtgttatCTCTTGCCTGTTTGATGGTGATGGCTGGTCTCCAGTCCTTCTCCTCCTCCaggatggacagacagactgtTCCAGATGGATAAACATTTGGATGGAAAATTGGAGGCTCAAACTTGCCTGAAGAGGACAGACAGATGCATTCACaaatttgtttgtcttttttttaagttgagtaaaccattttttaaggttttatgtAGTACCTTTTAAAACATGATTCCAAACTGCACCAAAATTGTTACGCTTAAGTTACAGTTAAAGAATAATTTCGTACTACACTCCTAAAAATGGTCAAGGGTTTCTTGAGCAAGTCATAGAAGAAACATTGTGCCATTCATTAAAGCACTGAATTGTTAAAGTGGTTGGAACAAACCTGTAGAAGCTAGTTTTATTTCCAGCACTAACACAGCACATCTACATTTTGTAAataaggtcacatgatcacactttcacacactgtcctgtgatgctagCCCAAAAGAGTCCATGGTGATGTgcgtcacagaccctttaaaaagtgtataaagttCTATACAGCACTCTGATCTGTACTTTAACTCACGAAATCCCTAAATGACATATCCTGAACACCCTGAGAGCATCAGTGCAGGACACTGTGGGAGTGTGAGCTCatgtgaccttatttacagaatataggATTGCTGTGTAAGTGCTGGGGATAAAAATAGATTATTTTAAACGTTTTTAGACTCTACAGTTTCATAGAAGAAGTTCTGACAACTTCTAGAACAAAATGTCAAAatacttttatactgttcatatcgatatcggaattgTATCGCATCAATCAAAATTAAGAAATTtgttgtgatatacatttttgccaTATCTTTCAGCCCTAAATACAAATTGTTGTTGAGTAAATTATGTAGCATATGGATTTAAATCCTAAAATATTTACTGTCAGGTGCTCTTTgtattacagtaaaacaa
Encoded here:
- the LOC103029138 gene encoding SUMO-conjugating enzyme UBC9, yielding MSGIALSRLSQERKAWRKDHPFGFVAVPTKNPDGTMNLMNWECAIPGKKGTLWEGGLYKLRMLFKDDYPSSPPKCKFEPPIFHPNVYPSGTVCLSILEEEKDWRPAITIKQILLGIQELLNEPNIQDPAQAEAYTIYCQNRMDYEKRVRAQAKRFAPT